From the genome of Mucilaginibacter paludis DSM 18603:
AAAAGCCGCCGGAACAATGAGCGAGCCATTAAGCCTTTGAGTAGTTCCGTCGTACCAGTTAAAATTGGCGGCACCGGATATTCCAAACCACCAGTTAGGCTGTGTAACCTGTGCTTTAAGTGCGTTGTTAGCTAAAATCATTATCATCGAACAGATGATGACTGTTTGTATTTTTTTATGGAGGTGTATCATTCTAAATCTCTTTTAAATTAGTGGAACTTTTTTTAACCTCATCAATCCCGCGTTGGCCGGATTGATGAAGGTTATGATAATTAAGGGAGAATAACAGTACTGGCGTTTAAGGTAACGGCTGTTTGTGCAAGTAACCTGCCTGTAACTTTAGCACCAGTGTTTAAAGAGACCAGTGTTTTACTTAAAATATTGCCGCTAAAATCAACATTGGTTCCAAGCGTGGCCTGACCTGCAACTACCCACATCACGTTTTTTGCCTGGGCGCCACCAGTTAAGGTAATGATAGCGCTATTGTTTACCGTTAAATCCTGAGAGATCTGGAATACCCAGGTATCATTAGGGCCACCGGCAAGTGTTACACCTGCGCTGGTTATCAATACTCCGGAGTTATATTTATACAGGCCGGGAGTTAAAATTTTGCCGCTTATATTACCTGCATACAAATCAACAATTGGTGCCGGGGTAACTAAACCGTTTGCAGTGGTATAGGCGGTTTGCATATCGTTAACGGCAACCGTCATGTTAGATGGCGTTGGCGCAGCATAGTCAGACGCGTAAACCACACCGGTTACAATAGGCGTATGCGACGACTGGCCATTGGCATTCATAATTAACCCAAATCCGGTAATGGATGTTGCCGCAGCCGGGCTCACACCTATATCGCCCCCAACCGAGGTAATACCTGTAGTTGAAATACCCGCTTTGGTTAAAATGGTAAAATTAGCCGCTGTACCAAGGCTCGGCAATACCGGGCCAATGGCCGGAGTTAAAATAAAGTTAGCCGTGATGTTTTTATTGGCGTTCATGGTGACCGTTAATGGGTTGCTAATACTTACAGCATCACCCGTCCAGGAACTGAAAGTGTAGCCCGCTTTGGCTGTTGCCGTAAGTATTACAGTGGCGCCGCTGTTGTAAGCTGCCAGGTTAGGGTTGGCTACAACCGTTCCATTCACCGCGGTTACATTCAGGGTATAAGTAATAGCCGTAAAATTGGCTGTAATGTTTTTATTAGCATCCATGGTAACCGTTAATGGATTTGTGGAGCCTGTGGCATCCCCGCTCCATCCAGAAAACACGTAGCCAGTATTGGGCGTGGCCGAAACCTGTACGGTTGTGCCGCTGTTATAAGTGGCCTGCGATGGCGTTTTAGCCGTTGTGCCGTTTGTAGCTGATACATTTAACGTATAGGTATTGATAGCAAAATTAGCCACCAACGTTCTGCTGGCAGATAAAGCGAAAGTATAAACAGCGCTGGTTGAAACAACATTTCCGTTCTCGGTCCAGTTGGTAAAGGTATAACCAGGGTT
Proteins encoded in this window:
- a CDS encoding InlB B-repeat-containing protein is translated as MKRISTLTVDSPQRKGAGYSKIFNAICCLVLLAATLISSCKKDNYKGEVVGVCPLVVSTDPMDKAVDVALNKVIAVTFNTSMSAATINKTTFSIKQGTTVISGTIAPTTNGANFTFTPDVPLLPFTVYTGTITTAATDTLRTALVSDYVWSFTTSPQVVLSANPAIGGTVSGAGTFAQGSTTTVTATPNTGYTFTNWTDNGVIASTSSSYQFTMAGNRTLVANFTAIPAGRFAVTLTSLPVAGGTTNGSGSYASGSQVTVTAAPNTGYTFVNWTENGNIVSVSSSYQFAIAGNRILIANFKVIPASQFAVVLSSNPPAGGSTSGSGSYSAASSVTVTANQNPGYTFTNWTENGNVVSTSAVYTFALSASRTLVANFAINTYTLNVSATNGTTAKTPSQATYNSGTTVQVSATPNTGYVFSGWSGDATGSTNPLTVTMDANKNITANFTAITYTLNVTAVNGTVVANPNLAAYNSGATVILTATAKAGYTFSSWTGDAVSISNPLTVTMNANKNITANFILTPAIGPVLPSLGTAANFTILTKAGISTTGITSVGGDIGVSPAAATSITGFGLIMNANGQSSHTPIVTGVVYASDYAAPTPSNMTVAVNDMQTAYTTANGLVTPAPIVDLYAGNISGKILTPGLYKYNSGVLITSAGVTLAGGPNDTWVFQISQDLTVNNSAIITLTGGAQAKNVMWVVAGQATLGTNVDFSGNILSKTLVSLNTGAKVTGRLLAQTAVTLNASTVILP